A single genomic interval of Daucus carota subsp. sativus chromosome 1, DH1 v3.0, whole genome shotgun sequence harbors:
- the LOC108204522 gene encoding ruBisCO large subunit-binding protein subunit beta, chloroplastic, giving the protein MASTFAAMSSAGSLIAPSGSVMDKKILSSSTKLSSFASISSRPFGRRQSVSVRKARPLVTAAAKELYFNKDGSAIKKLQNGVNKLADLVGVTLGPKGRNVVLESKYGSPKIVNDGVTVAKEVELEDPVENIGAKLVRQAAAKTNDLAGDGTTTSVVLAQGIIAEGVKVVIAGANPVLVTRGIEKTTKALVTELKLMSKEVEDCELADVAAVSAGNNYEIGNMIAEAMSKVGRKGVVTLEEGKSAENSLYVVEGMQFDRGYISPYFVTDSEKMTVEYENCKLLLVDKKVTNARDLVNVLEDAIRGSYPILIIAEDIEQEALATLVVNKLRGALKIAALKAPGFGERKSQYLDDIAILTGGTVIREEVGLSLDKADKDVLGHAAKVVLTKDTTTIVGDGSTQDAVNTRVSQIRNLIEAAEQDYEKEKLNERIAKLSGGVAVIQVGAQTETELKEKKLRVEDALNATKAAVEEGIVVGGGCTLLRLAAKVDAIRDSLENNEEKVGADIVKRALSYPLKLIAKNAGVNGSVVSEKVLASDDQKYGYNAATGNYEDLMAAGIIDPTKVVRCCLEHASSVAKTFLMSDCVVVEIKEPEPAMPVNPMDNSGYGY; this is encoded by the exons ATGGCTTCCACATTTGCTGCTATGTCTTCTGCTGGCTCCTTGATTGCGCCCAGTGGCTCAGTGATGGATAAGAAGATTCTGAGCTCATCTACAAAGTTATCATCTTTTGCCTCTATATCTTCACGGCCATTTGGCAGGAGACAAAGTGTTTCTGTACGAAAAGCACGTCCTCTAGTAACTGCAGCTGCAAAGGAATTGTATTTCAACAAGGATGGATCTGcgataaagaagctacaa AATGGAGTGAATAAGCTGGCTGATCTAGTTGGTGTAACTCTCGGTCCAAAGGGAAGGAATGTAGTCCTAGAGAGCAAATATGGTTCCCCAAAAATTGTAAATGATGGAGTTACTGTTGCGAAAGAG GTTGAATTGGAGGATCCGGTGGAAAACATTGGTGCAAAGTTGGTGAGACAAGCGGCTGCTAAGACCAATGATTTGGCTGGTGACGGGACAACAACATCTGTTGTTCTTGCACAGGGTATTATCGCTGAAGGTGTTAAG GTAGTTATAGCTGGTGCAAACCCTGTCCTTGTCACCAGAGGCATTGAGAAGACAACAAAGGCTTTAGTGACTGAACTTAAATTGATGTCAAAAGAG GTTGAAGACTGTGAATTGGCAGATGTGGCTGCAGTTAGTGCTGGAAACAACTATGAAATAGGAAATATGATAGCAGAAGCAATGAGTAAAGTGGGTCGAAAAGGAGTAGTGACTTTGGAAGAGGGTAAAAGTGCAGAAAACAGTTTATATGTTGTTGAAGGAATGCAATTTGATCGTGGTTACATCTCACCATACTTTGTAACTGATAGTGAAAAGATGACTGTTGAATATGAGAACTGCAAG CTATTACTAGTTGACAAGAAAGTGACAAATGCAAGGGATCTTGTTAATGTACTGGAAGATGCCATTCGAGGTAGCTACCCTATTCTAATAATTGCAGAAGACATTGAGCAAGAAGCTCTAGCAACTCTTGTCGTTAACAAGCTTAGAGGGGCCTTGAAGATTGCTGCACTTAAAGCTCCCGGGTTTGGGGAACGAAAGAGCCAGTATCTTGATGACATTGCCATTCTTACAggag GGACTGTGATTAGAGAAGAGGTTGGGCTTAGCTTAGACAAAGCTGACAAAGATGTATTGGGTCATGCCGCCAAGGTTGTTCTGACAAAGGATACAACTACAATCGTTGGGGATGGCAGCACACAAGATGCAGTTAACACACGTGTATCACAAATCAGAAACCTCATCGAG GCTGCCGAGCAAGattatgaaaaagaaaaacttaatgAAAGAATTGCAAAGCTCTCGGGAGGTGTTGCTGTCATTCAG GTTGGAGCACAAACTGAAACAGAGTTAAAGGAGAAAAAGCTTAGAGTAGAAGACGCTCTTAATGCAACAAAG GCAGCTGTTGAGGAAGGTATTGTTGTTGGTGGCGGCTGTACTCTTTTAAGGCTAGCTGCCAAAGTTGATGCCATTAGGGACAGTCTTGAGAATAACGAGGAAAAG GTTGGGGCAGATATAGTAAAAAGAGCTTTGAGCTATCCTCTCAAGTTGATTGCCAAAAATGCCGGTGTTAATGGAAGTGTCGTCAGTGAAAAG GTGCTTGCCTCAGATGACCAGAAGTATGGATATAATGCAGCTACGGGAAACTATGAAGATTTGATGGCTGCTGGGATCATTGACCCAACCAAG GTTGTGAGATGTTGCTTGGAACATGCTTCATCTGTGGCGAAAACCTTTTTGATGTCGGATTGTGTAGTTGTCGAGATCAAAGAGCCTGAGCCTGCCATGCCTGTCAACCCCATGGACAATTCAG GTTATGGATACTAG